Proteins encoded by one window of Manihot esculenta cultivar AM560-2 chromosome 10, M.esculenta_v8, whole genome shotgun sequence:
- the LOC110607309 gene encoding DNA-directed RNA polymerases II, IV and V subunit 3 yields MEGVSYQRFPRVKIRELKDDYAKFELRDTDASIANALRRVMIAEVPTIAIDLVEIEVNSSVLNDEFIAHRLGLIPLTSERAMSMRFSRDCDACDGDGQCEYCSVEFHLRAKCITDQTLDVTSKDLYSSDHTVVPVDFSDPAGYDSPDQKGIIIVKLRRGQELRLRAIARKGIGKDHAKWSPAATVTFMYEPDIHINEDLMETLTLEEKQSWVESSPTKVFDIDPVTQQVVVVDPEAYTYDDEVIKKAEAMGKLGLVDISAKEDSFIFTVESTGAIKASQLVLNAIEVLKQKLDAVRLSEDTVEADDQFGELGAHMRGG; encoded by the exons ATGGAAGGAGTATCATACCAGCGCTTCcccagggtgaaaatccgagagCTCAAAGATGACTATGCCAAATTCGAGCTCCGAGACACCGACGCCTCCATAGCCAACGCTCTTCGCCGCGTCATGATTGCTGAGGTTCCCACCATTGCCATCGACCTTGTCGAAATCGAAGTTAACTCCTCTGTCCTCAACGACGAGTTCATAGCTCACCGCCTTGGCCTCATTCCTCTCACCAGCGAACGTGCCATGAGCATGCGCTTCTCCCGTGACTGTGACGCATGCGACGGGGACGGCCAGTGCGAGTATTGCTCAGTCGAGTTTCACCTGCGTGCTAAATGTATCACCGACCAAACCTTAGACGTCACGAGCAAGGACTTATACAGCTCTGATCACACTGTAGTTCCTGTCGATTTCTCCGATCCTGCAGGCTATGATTCACCCGATCAGAA GGGAATCATCATTGTGAAGCTTCGCCGCGGGCAAGAACTGAGGCTGAGAGCCATCGCCAGAAAAGGGATTGGAAAGGATCACGCAAAATGGTCTCCTGCGGCAACTGTAACTTTCATGTATGAGCCGGATATTCATATCAATGAGGATTTAATGGAAACTTTGACACTTGAGGAAAAACAAAGTTGGGTCGAAAGTAGTCCTACCAAAGTGTTTGACATCGATCCCGTTACCCAACAG GTTGTTGTGGTTGATCCGGAAGCATACACATATGACGATGAAGTGATTAAGAAAGCAGAAGCTATGGGGAAGCTCGGGCTTGTTGATATCAGTGCAAAGGAAGACAGTTTTATATTCACAGTTGAATCAACTGGTGCAATTAAAGCTTCTCAGTTGGTGCTCAATGCCATAGAAGTCCTAAAACAAAAGCTGGATGCTGTTCGCTTGTCAGAAGATACAGTGGAAGCTGATGATCAGTTTGGTGAACTGGGTGCTCATATGCGTGGAGGATGA